One genomic window of Methylothermaceae bacteria B42 includes the following:
- a CDS encoding outer membrane lipoprotein carrier protein LolA — MRNLFILLACLFWLTVANSASVKPIQALEQFLASIKTLSARFEQEVIDEHGRVSQRSQGKFYLQRPGQFRWNYETPFKQEIVSDGKKVWFYDPDLEQVTVKLVDEALGSAPALLLSGKVKLSERFVIKSQGREGDISWVELAPKSEEDVFKSLKVEMKKGQLQWMEMADNFGQLTRIQFKNLKKNHLMPKGIFNFTPPTGVDVFEG, encoded by the coding sequence TTGAGAAATTTATTTATTTTATTGGCTTGCTTGTTTTGGTTAACCGTTGCCAATAGTGCCAGCGTCAAACCGATACAAGCGCTGGAACAATTTTTGGCGTCGATCAAAACCCTTTCCGCCCGGTTCGAGCAGGAAGTGATTGACGAGCATGGCCGGGTGAGTCAGCGCAGCCAGGGCAAATTCTATTTACAGCGGCCGGGACAATTCCGCTGGAACTACGAAACGCCGTTCAAGCAGGAAATTGTTTCCGATGGCAAGAAGGTTTGGTTTTATGACCCGGACCTGGAACAAGTAACGGTCAAGCTTGTCGATGAAGCGCTGGGATCGGCGCCTGCCTTATTGTTGAGCGGTAAAGTCAAGTTGAGTGAGCGTTTCGTCATCAAGTCCCAGGGGAGGGAGGGTGATATTAGCTGGGTCGAGCTGGCGCCTAAAAGCGAGGAGGACGTTTTCAAAAGCTTGAAGGTGGAAATGAAAAAAGGCCAACTGCAATGGATGGAAATGGCGGACAACTTCGGCCAATTGACCCGGATTCAGTTCAAAAATCTAAAGAAAAATCATTTGATGCCCAAAGGGATTTTTAACTTCACCCCGCCCACCGGGGTGGATGTATTTGAGGGCTGA
- a CDS encoding cell division protein FtsK codes for MERVFHGLREVILVAFVALGVYLFLSLLSYDLEDPGWRHTGTGRPLANAGGTVGAWLADLTFTLFGVMAFLLPVMVIWHGFLVWRGMKENSRSRWLLGLRWMGFIATVIAGTGLAYIHFPRSTPDLPETTGGILGSELGEWLLGKFGVLGATLALLVILLAGLTFFTGISWLTVMEVTGKCTLKLGAFFASLWEKKASNREVQATAPSVSVPAKPKKIKKREPKLNLEEQDSTPEANKKSPVITKKAQASVQTQLPLAHDSLPPLDLLVAGEGHVDRYSKEDLESMSRHVEAILSDFGVQAEVKEVHPGPVITRFEIQPAPGVKVSRISNLSKDLARSLSVPSVRIVEVIPGKSYVGLEIPNRERETVFLREVLASREYQQAKSPVTLVLGKDISGRPVVADLAKMPHLLVAGTTGAGKSVAINAMILSMLYKATHDQVRLIMIDPKMLELSVYEGIPHLLSPVVTDMKEAASALRWCVAEMERRYRLMSMLKVRNLAGYNRKIQAAIDAGEPIKDPFFNAADMEEGGSWPTLEPLPVIVVVIDELADMMMIVGKKVEELIARLAQKARAAGLHLILATQRPSVDVLTGLIKANVPTRIAFQVSSKIDSRTILDQGGAETLLGSGDMLFLPPGTGFPQRAHGAFVDDHEVLQVVAWLKQTGRPQYIEDITRYKEDSDGSGSLTEEGDGEEDELYDEAVRFVTETRRVSVSSVQRKFRIGYNRAARIVEEMERAGVVSPAEGNGSRTVLAPPPVED; via the coding sequence GTGGAACGGGTCTTCCACGGTTTGCGTGAAGTCATTCTTGTGGCTTTTGTTGCCCTCGGGGTGTATCTGTTCCTTTCCTTGTTGAGTTATGACCTGGAGGATCCCGGTTGGCGCCATACGGGCACGGGCCGGCCACTTGCCAATGCCGGGGGGACTGTTGGCGCGTGGTTGGCTGATTTGACCTTCACCCTATTTGGGGTTATGGCCTTTCTGTTGCCGGTGATGGTGATCTGGCATGGTTTTTTGGTCTGGCGCGGCATGAAAGAGAACAGCAGATCGCGCTGGTTGCTGGGGCTCAGATGGATGGGATTCATCGCCACGGTGATTGCAGGCACGGGGCTGGCATACATTCATTTCCCCAGGTCCACCCCCGATTTGCCGGAAACTACCGGCGGTATTTTGGGAAGCGAACTGGGAGAGTGGTTGCTGGGCAAATTCGGTGTGCTCGGCGCTACGCTTGCCTTGCTGGTGATCTTGCTGGCAGGGTTGACTTTTTTTACCGGGATTTCGTGGTTGACGGTGATGGAGGTGACGGGTAAATGCACCTTAAAACTCGGGGCGTTTTTCGCTTCCCTGTGGGAGAAAAAGGCCTCGAATCGAGAGGTGCAAGCAACCGCCCCTTCGGTTTCAGTGCCGGCAAAACCTAAAAAAATCAAAAAACGTGAGCCGAAGTTGAATTTGGAAGAGCAAGATTCAACGCCTGAAGCAAATAAAAAATCACCGGTCATCACCAAAAAGGCGCAGGCCTCGGTTCAAACCCAGCTACCTTTGGCCCATGATTCCCTGCCGCCGCTGGATTTGCTGGTGGCGGGGGAAGGCCACGTGGACCGCTATTCCAAGGAAGATTTGGAATCCATGTCCCGCCATGTGGAGGCGATTCTTTCAGACTTTGGTGTTCAGGCGGAAGTCAAAGAGGTACATCCGGGACCTGTCATTACCCGCTTTGAAATTCAACCGGCGCCTGGCGTGAAAGTCAGCCGGATCAGCAACCTCTCCAAGGATCTGGCGCGATCCTTGTCGGTGCCCAGTGTGCGCATTGTCGAGGTCATCCCGGGCAAATCCTATGTGGGGCTGGAAATCCCCAACCGGGAGCGGGAGACGGTGTTTCTACGGGAGGTGCTGGCCAGTCGTGAATACCAGCAAGCCAAATCCCCTGTCACCCTGGTGCTGGGCAAGGATATCTCCGGCCGTCCGGTGGTGGCGGATCTGGCGAAAATGCCCCATCTTCTGGTAGCGGGCACCACCGGCGCCGGTAAATCGGTAGCCATTAACGCCATGATTTTGAGCATGCTCTACAAGGCGACTCATGACCAGGTCCGCTTGATTATGATTGACCCCAAAATGCTGGAATTGTCGGTCTATGAGGGGATTCCCCATTTGCTGAGCCCGGTGGTGACCGACATGAAGGAAGCCGCCAGCGCCTTGCGCTGGTGCGTGGCGGAGATGGAGCGCCGTTACCGGCTGATGTCGATGCTGAAGGTTCGGAACCTGGCCGGTTATAACCGCAAGATCCAGGCGGCCATCGATGCCGGCGAGCCCATCAAGGATCCCTTTTTCAATGCCGCCGATATGGAAGAGGGAGGAAGTTGGCCCACCCTGGAACCTTTGCCCGTCATTGTCGTCGTCATAGACGAGCTGGCCGACATGATGATGATTGTTGGCAAGAAAGTGGAGGAGTTGATTGCCCGTCTTGCCCAGAAGGCCAGAGCGGCGGGTCTGCACTTGATTTTGGCGACCCAGCGTCCGTCGGTGGATGTGTTGACCGGCTTGATCAAGGCCAACGTGCCTACCCGGATTGCCTTTCAGGTTTCCTCCAAAATTGATTCGCGCACCATTCTCGATCAGGGCGGCGCGGAAACCTTGCTCGGCAGTGGGGATATGTTGTTCCTGCCGCCGGGAACCGGTTTCCCCCAGCGCGCCCACGGTGCATTTGTGGATGACCACGAAGTACTGCAAGTCGTTGCCTGGTTGAAGCAAACAGGCCGTCCTCAGTATATCGAGGATATCACCCGGTATAAGGAGGATAGTGATGGCAGTGGCTCTTTGACTGAAGAGGGGGACGGCGAGGAAGATGAGCTTTACGATGAAGCCGTCAGATTTGTCACCGAGACCCGCCGGGTATCGGTTTCCAGTGTCCAGCGCAAGTTCAGAATTGGATACAATCGGGCGGCTCGGATTGTCGAGGAAATGGAACGGGCGGGTGTGGTCAGCCCGGCGGAAGGGAATGGTTCCCGAACCGTACTGGCGCCACCACCGGTGGAGGATTAA